One segment of Coffea arabica cultivar ET-39 chromosome 7c, Coffea Arabica ET-39 HiFi, whole genome shotgun sequence DNA contains the following:
- the LOC113700075 gene encoding small nuclear ribonucleoprotein SmD3b-like, with translation MSRSLGISVKLLHEATGHIVTVELKNGELYRGSMVECEDNWNCQLKNITFTAKDKGSALGVGRGRAVAMRARAQAAGRGGPPGRGVVPPVRR, from the exons ATGAGTCGTAGCTTAGGTATATCGGTGAAGCTTCTACACGAAGCCACAGGACACATCGTGACCGTAGAGTTGAAGAACGGAGAGCTCTACAGAGGCAGCATGGTTGAATGCGAAGACAATTGGAATTGCCAGCTCAAGAACATCACTTTCACGGCTAAG GACAAGGGTTCAGCACTTGGCGTTGGACGGGGACGTGCTGTTGCCATGAGAGCCAGG GCTCAGGCTGCTGGTCGTGGAGGTCCACCTGGCAGGGGCGTTGTGCCACCTGTAAGGAGGTGA
- the LOC113697972 gene encoding protein SMALL AUXIN UP-REGULATED RNA 9-like → MALKKGTKHAATQTAALKQILKKCSSFGRKNTGHDHHDNSLPHDVPKGHFAVYVGQNRTRYIIPISWLEHPEFQSLLQRAEEEFGFNHEMGLTIPCDEEVFCSLFSMIR, encoded by the coding sequence ATGGCTCTTAAGAAAGGAACAAAACATGCCGCTACCCAAACGGCGGCCCTCAAACAAATCCTCAAAAAGTGTTCAAGTTTTGGAAGGAAGAATACGGGTCATGATCATCACGACAATAGCCTTCCACATGATGTCCCAAAAGGCCATTTTGCAGTATATGTTGGCCAAAATAGGACCAGATACATCATCCCCATTTCTTGGCTGGAACACCCGGAATTCCAGAGCTTGTTACAACGAGCTGAAGAAGAGTTTGGCTTCAACCATGAGATGGGCCTCACCATTCCTTGCGATGAAGAAGTTTTTTGCTCTCTATTTTCCATGATCAGATAA